Proteins from a genomic interval of Helicobacter pylori Shi112:
- a CDS encoding pyridoxal phosphate-dependent aminotransferase, translated as MPYSSKIQSLSESTTIAISTLAKELKSQGKDILSFSAGEPDFDTPQAIKDAAIKALNDGFTKYTPVAGIPELLKAIAHKLKKENNLDYEPNEILVSNGAKQSLFNAIQALIGEGDEVIIPVPFWVTYPELVKYSGGVSKFIQTDEKSHFKITPKQLKDALTPKTKMLILTTPSNPTGMLYSKAELEALGEVLKDTPIWVLSDEIYEKLVYKGEFVSCAAVSEEMKKRTITINGLSKSVAMTGWRMGYAASKDKKLVKLMNNLQSQCTSNINSITQMASIVALEGLVDKEIETMRQAFEKRCHLAHAKINAIEGLNALKPDGAFYLFINIGGLCGGDSMRFCHELLEKEGVALVPGKAFGLEGYVRLSFACSEEQIEKGMERIARFVKSKG; from the coding sequence ATGCCCTATTCCTCTAAAATCCAATCCCTTTCAGAATCCACAACGATCGCTATTAGCACACTCGCTAAAGAATTGAAATCGCAAGGAAAAGATATTTTAAGTTTTTCAGCGGGCGAGCCTGATTTTGACACCCCGCAAGCGATTAAAGATGCGGCTATAAAAGCCCTAAATGACGGCTTCACCAAATACACTCCAGTAGCCGGAATCCCTGAATTATTAAAAGCGATCGCTCATAAATTGAAAAAAGAAAACAACTTGGATTACGAACCGAATGAAATTCTAGTGAGCAATGGCGCTAAGCAAAGCTTGTTCAATGCGATTCAAGCCTTAATAGGGGAGGGCGATGAAGTGATTATCCCTGTGCCTTTTTGGGTAACTTACCCTGAGCTTGTGAAATACAGCGGTGGGGTGAGCAAATTCATTCAAACCGATGAAAAAAGCCATTTTAAAATCACCCCCAAGCAGCTTAAAGACGCCTTAACCCCCAAAACAAAAATGCTCATTCTCACCACCCCATCAAACCCTACCGGCATGCTTTATAGTAAGGCGGAGTTAGAGGCTTTAGGCGAAGTTTTAAAAGACACTCCAATTTGGGTGCTTAGCGATGAAATTTATGAAAAGCTTGTTTATAAGGGGGAGTTTGTTTCTTGTGCGGCGGTGAGTGAAGAGATGAAAAAACGCACCATTACCATTAACGGCTTGAGCAAGTCGGTAGCGATGACAGGCTGGCGTATGGGCTATGCGGCGAGCAAGGATAAAAAATTAGTCAAATTGATGAATAACTTGCAAAGCCAATGCACTTCCAATATCAATTCTATCACGCAAATGGCTTCTATCGTGGCGCTTGAGGGGTTGGTGGATAAAGAAATTGAAACGATGCGTCAGGCTTTTGAGAAGCGCTGTCATTTAGCCCACGCAAAAATCAATGCGATTGAGGGGCTGAACGCTTTAAAACCTGATGGGGCGTTTTATCTTTTTATCAACATTGGCGGTCTTTGTGGGGGGGATTCGATGCGATTTTGCCATGAATTATTGGAAAAAGAAGGCGTGGCGTTAGTGCCTGGAAAGGCTTTTGGATTGGAAGGCTATGTGCGTTTGTCTTTTGCATGCTCAGAAGAACAGATTGAAAAGGGGATGGAACGCATCGCTCGCTTTGTCAAATCAAAAGGATAA
- a CDS encoding outer membrane protein translates to MKKFVVFKTLCLSVVLGNSLLAAEGSTEVQKQLEKPKEYKAVKGEKNAWYLGISYQVGQASQSVKNPPKSSEFNYPKFPVGKTDYLAVMQGLGLTVGYKQFFGEKRWFGARYYGFMDYGHAVFGANALTSDNGGVCELHQPCATKVGTMGNLSDMFTYGVGIDTLYNVINKEDASFGFFFGVQIAGNSWGNTTGAFLETKSPYKHTSYSLDPAIFQFLFNLGIRTHIGRHQEFDFGVKIPTINVYYFNHGNLSFTYRRQYSLYVGYRYNF, encoded by the coding sequence ATGAAAAAGTTTGTAGTGTTTAAAACGCTCTGTTTATCGGTAGTGTTAGGTAATAGTCTTTTGGCAGCAGAAGGCAGCACAGAAGTGCAAAAACAATTGGAAAAGCCAAAAGAGTATAAAGCAGTGAAAGGCGAGAAAAACGCTTGGTATTTGGGGATTAGCTATCAAGTCGGTCAGGCTTCGCAAAGCGTTAAAAACCCCCCCAAAAGCAGTGAATTTAACTATCCTAAGTTCCCTGTGGGTAAAACCGACTATCTAGCCGTTATGCAAGGCTTAGGACTTACTGTGGGTTATAAGCAGTTTTTCGGGGAAAAGAGATGGTTTGGTGCACGCTATTACGGCTTCATGGACTATGGGCATGCCGTGTTTGGAGCGAACGCTTTGACATCAGATAATGGTGGGGTGTGTGAGCTTCACCAGCCATGCGCGACCAAAGTAGGGACAATGGGCAATCTGTCTGACATGTTCACTTATGGTGTGGGTATTGACACTTTATACAATGTCATCAATAAAGAGGATGCGAGTTTTGGATTCTTTTTTGGGGTTCAAATCGCGGGTAACTCTTGGGGGAATACGACAGGGGCCTTTTTGGAAACTAAAAGCCCTTATAAGCACACCTCCTATAGCCTTGATCCGGCGATTTTCCAATTCCTTTTTAATTTAGGGATTCGCACCCATATTGGCCGACATCAAGAATTTGACTTTGGCGTGAAAATTCCTACTATCAATGTTTATTATTTTAACCATGGGAATTTGAGCTTCACTTACCGCCGTCAATACAGCCTTTATGTGGGGTATCGTTACAATTTCTGA
- a CDS encoding methylated-DNA--[protein]-cysteine S-methyltransferase, whose product MVLYHYYFKTPKSFPLEYLHLCANESHLLRLDFDATNFSHNTPMNTPLKLSVQALERYFLGQLFEFNAPLDLIGTFFQKQVWSALMTIPYGKTKSYDEIAKLINNPRSCRAIGNANRNNPISLIVPCHRVVRKNGALGGYNGGIEVKKWLLEFESKILNQQAKNSLIS is encoded by the coding sequence ATGGTTTTATACCACTACTATTTTAAGACCCCTAAGAGTTTCCCTTTAGAGTATTTGCATTTGTGCGCTAATGAGAGCCATTTATTAAGATTGGATTTTGATGCGACCAATTTTTCTCATAACACCCCTATGAATACCCCATTAAAACTCAGCGTTCAAGCCTTGGAGCGTTATTTCTTGGGACAACTTTTTGAATTTAATGCGCCTTTAGATTTGATAGGGACTTTTTTTCAAAAACAAGTTTGGTCTGCGTTAATGACTATCCCTTATGGCAAGACAAAAAGTTACGATGAAATCGCAAAGCTCATTAATAACCCTAGATCTTGCAGAGCTATTGGCAACGCTAATCGCAATAACCCTATTTCTTTGATCGTGCCTTGTCATAGAGTGGTGCGTAAAAATGGCGCTTTAGGGGGGTATAATGGGGGCATAGAAGTCAAAAAGTGGCTGTTAGAATTTGAAAGCAAAATTTTAAACCAGCAAGCTAAAAACTCTTTAATTTCTTAA
- a CDS encoding HEPN domain-containing protein, which translates to MIASLGGVEYFEGQCLAFLKNPQTNPQNEQYIPGVFSYQENKISFSFMVSGEIKEIHSLQYQTLYIVDNKKRYTLYKPYNRIILGHVLGYPVPITLYYEWLFDDHVDPNKIKGECFVCRTNYLESFFTTKKHLLPDALFKADESGCESYHGDNDKNFILQSFYIQNGFLSQKYEKDKVKARSNTLFSKRQNRLLTYQCDLFLECNMIFETLEKLELIAEAIKNFFILIYAHSNFDIQIDYIQFKLSNKDITAIRNTYKKDKKSMQIDPYGIAIDFQRIDNFSVILEKWIDFCIKNKGFQLESILDIVNKKDPIIHLYSDMFVLISMIESFLKKSKRTPLRVKLSEFFKISLSRTKCDQTKNYFNDKCQEDLIEQIVDCRNSLAHGKDLELDTNKATDISHAFIDFKQIVIEYFFGEIGLSGFIINNDSFLNKVKLRNPPKTEKITKQNR; encoded by the coding sequence GTGATCGCATCGCTTGGGGGTGTGGAATATTTTGAAGGGCAATGTCTTGCTTTTTTAAAAAATCCACAAACCAATCCACAAAATGAGCAATACATTCCGGGAGTGTTTTCGTATCAAGAAAACAAAATTTCTTTTTCTTTTATGGTTTCAGGAGAAATTAAAGAGATCCACTCTTTGCAATACCAAACGCTCTATATTGTGGATAACAAAAAAAGATACACTCTTTACAAGCCTTATAATCGCATTATTTTAGGTCATGTTTTAGGGTATCCTGTACCAATCACACTTTATTATGAATGGCTGTTTGATGATCATGTTGATCCAAACAAAATTAAGGGCGAATGTTTTGTTTGCAGGACAAATTATTTAGAAAGCTTTTTTACAACCAAGAAGCATTTGCTACCTGATGCATTATTTAAAGCAGATGAAAGTGGGTGTGAAAGTTATCATGGGGATAACGATAAGAATTTTATCTTACAATCATTTTATATTCAAAATGGTTTTTTGTCCCAAAAATATGAAAAAGACAAGGTGAAAGCAAGATCTAATACATTGTTTTCTAAAAGACAGAATCGTTTATTAACTTATCAATGTGATTTATTTTTGGAATGCAATATGATTTTTGAAACCCTTGAAAAATTAGAGCTTATTGCTGAAGCAATTAAAAACTTTTTTATTTTGATTTATGCTCATTCTAATTTTGACATCCAAATTGACTATATCCAATTTAAGCTTTCTAATAAAGACATTACAGCAATAAGAAACACTTACAAAAAAGATAAAAAGTCCATGCAGATAGATCCTTATGGGATTGCTATAGATTTCCAACGGATAGATAATTTTTCTGTAATACTTGAAAAATGGATTGATTTTTGTATTAAAAATAAAGGTTTCCAACTTGAAAGTATTTTAGACATTGTCAATAAAAAAGATCCAATTATTCACTTGTATTCAGACATGTTTGTACTGATTAGCATGATTGAAAGTTTTTTAAAGAAATCAAAACGAACACCACTCCGTGTAAAACTCTCTGAATTTTTTAAAATTTCATTATCTAGGACAAAATGCGATCAAACGAAAAATTATTTTAATGATAAATGTCAAGAAGATCTAATCGAACAGATTGTTGACTGCCGTAACTCTCTAGCACACGGAAAAGATTTAGAGCTTGATACAAACAAAGCTACAGACATTAGTCATGCTTTTATAGATTTCAAGCAAATTGTCATTGAATATTTCTTTGGTGAGATAGGATTAAGTGGTTTCATTATAAACAATGATAGTTTTCTTAACAAAGTTAAATTAAGAAACCCCCCAAAAACAGAAAAAATCACCAAGCAAAACCGCTAA
- the xerH gene encoding tyrosine recombinase XerH gives MKHPLEELKDPIENLLLWIGRFLRYKCTSLSNSQVKDQNKVFECLNELNQACSASHLEKVCKKARNAGLLGINTYALPLLKFYEYTKKISLKSLKSIDEVLLAEFLSVYTGGLSLATKKNYRIALLGLFSYIDKQNQDENEKSYIYNITLKNISGVNQSAGNKLPTHLNNEELEKFLEGIDKIEMSAKVRARNRLLIKIIVFTGMRSNEALQLKIKDFTLENGCYTILIKGKGDKYRAVMLKAFHIESLLKEWLMERELYPVKNDLLFCNQKGSALTQAYLYKQVERIINFAGLRREKNGAHMLRHSFATLLYQKRHDLILVQEALGHASLNTSRIYTHFDKQRLEEAAGIWEEK, from the coding sequence ATGAAGCACCCCCTAGAAGAATTAAAAGATCCTATAGAAAATCTTTTGCTATGGATTGGGCGCTTTTTGCGTTACAAATGCACAAGCTTGTCTAATTCCCAAGTGAAAGACCAAAACAAGGTTTTTGAATGCTTGAACGAACTCAATCAAGCGTGCAGTGCAAGCCACTTAGAAAAAGTTTGTAAAAAAGCCCGTAACGCCGGATTACTCGGGATCAACACCTACGCATTACCCCTACTCAAATTTTATGAATACACAAAAAAGATTTCTTTAAAATCGCTCAAAAGCATTGATGAAGTGCTGCTCGCTGAATTTTTGAGCGTTTATACCGGGGGTTTGAGTTTAGCCACTAAGAAAAATTACAGGATCGCCCTACTCGGGCTTTTTAGCTACATAGACAAGCAAAATCAAGATGAAAATGAAAAATCTTATATTTACAATATCACGCTTAAAAATATCAGCGGAGTCAATCAAAGCGCGGGCAACAAGCTCCCTACTCACTTAAATAATGAAGAATTAGAAAAATTTTTAGAGGGCATTGATAAAATAGAAATGTCTGCTAAAGTGCGTGCCAGAAACCGCCTTCTCATTAAAATCATCGTTTTTACGGGCATGCGTTCTAACGAAGCCTTACAGCTTAAAATAAAGGATTTTACTTTAGAAAATGGCTGTTATACGATTTTGATTAAAGGTAAGGGCGACAAATACAGAGCGGTGATGCTCAAAGCTTTCCACATTGAGAGCCTTTTAAAAGAATGGCTTATGGAAAGGGAATTGTATCCCGTTAAAAATGATTTATTGTTTTGCAATCAAAAAGGCAGCGCTTTAACGCAAGCGTATTTGTATAAACAAGTGGAGCGCATCATCAATTTTGCGGGTCTGAGAAGGGAAAAAAACGGGGCGCACATGTTAAGGCATTCTTTTGCAACCTTGCTTTATCAAAAACGCCATGATTTGATTTTAGTTCAAGAAGCTCTAGGGCATGCGAGCTTGAATACCAGTAGGATTTACACGCATTTTGATAAGCAGCGTTTAGAAGAAGCGGCGGGCATTTGGGAAGAAAAGTAA